From the Fusobacterium sp. genome, one window contains:
- a CDS encoding DMT family transporter codes for MKDNKDEKIKVISSITLTIVALVWGTTFAVIKDTLSIVQPFSLMMLRFGFSALLLSLLYIGKIKKAKIKDIKNGSIIGIFMFLAFYFLIISIKNTTVSKVSFIIGAYVLIVPFLAWRINKKKPDKYALAGAVLATIGLGFLTIEKGVAFNVWDIAAVCCSFFFAAHMIAIERYGKDSDPILITVIQFIVTAGIFVVLTGYFEGYDFSILPRIKWTLGYLVVISTVISFAVQTAVQRYISSTSTALILTLQSVFGAIFAVWYLNERMTFQMGIGCVLVFAAILTQETKWKFLTKKD; via the coding sequence ATGAAAGATAATAAAGATGAAAAGATAAAGGTAATCTCTTCTATAACACTAACAATTGTGGCTTTAGTATGGGGAACTACGTTTGCTGTGATAAAAGATACTTTAAGTATTGTTCAGCCGTTTTCACTTATGATGTTGAGATTTGGGTTTTCAGCTTTGCTTCTCTCTCTTCTTTATATAGGAAAAATAAAAAAAGCAAAAATAAAAGATATAAAGAATGGAAGTATAATAGGGATATTTATGTTCCTGGCATTCTATTTTTTAATAATCAGTATAAAGAATACAACAGTTTCTAAGGTATCTTTTATAATAGGAGCATATGTACTTATAGTTCCATTTCTTGCATGGAGAATAAATAAAAAGAAACCAGATAAATATGCTCTAGCAGGAGCTGTTTTAGCAACTATTGGATTAGGATTTTTAACAATTGAAAAGGGAGTGGCATTTAATGTTTGGGATATAGCAGCAGTTTGTTGTTCATTTTTCTTTGCTGCACATATGATAGCAATTGAAAGATATGGAAAGGATTCAGATCCCATACTTATTACTGTAATTCAGTTTATAGTAACAGCAGGAATATTTGTTGTTCTAACAGGATATTTTGAAGGATATGATTTTTCAATTCTCCCTAGAATAAAATGGACTTTAGGGTATCTTGTAGTTATAAGTACAGTTATATCTTTTGCTGTGCAAACTGCTGTACAAAGATATATTTCCTCTACAAGTACTGCTTTAATATTAACTCTTCAATCAGTTTTTGGAGCTATTTTTGCAGTTTGGTATCTAAATGAAAGAATGACTTTTCAAATGGGAATAGGATGTGTATTAGTATTTGCAGCAATACTTACACAAGAAACAAAATGGAAGTTTTTAACAAAAAAAGATTAG
- a CDS encoding pyridoxamine 5'-phosphate oxidase family protein — translation MKEVLNFLKSNPVQFFATIGLDDKPKVRPFQFMLEKNGKLFFCTSNQKEVWKEIKNNPYVELCSSTPAAVWLRIHGRVVFNDNIDVKSEIIENNSLVKSIYQTPDNPAFEIFYLEGAEAIFYDFSGNPPKKYSL, via the coding sequence ATGAAAGAAGTATTAAATTTTTTAAAAAGTAATCCTGTACAATTTTTTGCTACTATTGGTCTGGACGATAAACCAAAAGTTCGTCCATTTCAATTTATGTTAGAAAAAAATGGAAAACTATTTTTCTGTACCTCAAATCAAAAAGAAGTTTGGAAGGAAATAAAAAATAATCCATATGTAGAGTTATGTTCCTCTACTCCAGCAGCAGTATGGCTGAGAATCCATGGAAGAGTTGTTTTTAATGACAATATAGATGTAAAATCAGAGATAATAGAAAATAATTCTCTTGTAAAATCAATTTATCAAACACCTGATAACCCTGCTTTTGAAATATTCTATTTAGAGGGTGCAGAAGCTATATTTTATGATTTTTCAGGAAATCCTCCTAAAAAATATTCTTTATAA
- a CDS encoding helix-turn-helix domain-containing protein produces MKKRELPLCPVEITMELIGNKWKVLILRDLMEGTKRFGELRKSIGEITQKVLTQNLRAMEGDGLLERKVFAEVPPRVEYTLTTTGYSLKKILDSMFLWGDEYKRNNY; encoded by the coding sequence ATGAAAAAAAGAGAATTGCCTCTATGTCCTGTAGAAATAACTATGGAACTTATTGGAAATAAATGGAAGGTATTAATATTAAGAGATCTTATGGAAGGAACAAAAAGATTTGGAGAATTAAGAAAATCAATTGGAGAAATAACACAAAAAGTTCTTACACAAAATTTAAGAGCTATGGAAGGAGATGGATTACTTGAAAGAAAAGTATTTGCTGAGGTTCCTCCAAGGGTTGAATATACTCTTACCACTACAGGATATAGTCTGAAAAAAATATTAGATTCAATGTTTTTATGGGGAGATGAATATAAGAGAAATAATTACTAG